One region of Osmerus mordax isolate fOsmMor3 unplaced genomic scaffold, fOsmMor3.pri Scaffold_112, whole genome shotgun sequence genomic DNA includes:
- the LOC136939098 gene encoding LHFPL tetraspan subfamily member 4 protein-like produces the protein MFQSFLKKCCPSQEASKIYHDNYMRNSRAIGVLWAIFTICFAIVNVVVFIEPYWIGDSVNTPQAGYFGLFRHCVGSGSPNRELSCQGSFADFSSIPSGAFKTASVFVLLSMVLTLGCIACMALFFFCNTATVYKTCAWMQLLC, from the exons ATGTTCCAGAGCTTCTT GAAAAAATGCTGCCCCTCGCAAGAAGCCTCCAAGATTTACCATGACAACTACATGCGGAACTCGCGCGCCATCGGCGTCCTATGGGCCATCTTCACCATCTGTTTCGCCATCGTCAACGTAGTGGTCTTCATCGAACCGTACTGGATCGGTGACAGCGTTAACACGCCGCAGGCCGGTTACTTCGGCCTCTTCCGGCACTGCGTTGGCAGCGGCTCCCCCAACCGGGAGCTCAGTTGCCAGGGTAGCTTTGCCGACTTCAGCTCGATCCCCTCCGGTGCCTTCAAGACGGCGTCGGTGTTCGTGCTGCTGTCCATGGTCCTGACGCTGGGTTGCATCGCCTGCATGGCGCTGTTCTTCTTCTGCAACACCGCCACCGTCTACAAGACCTGCGCGTGGATGCAGCTGCTCTGTG